A window of Anomalospiza imberbis isolate Cuckoo-Finch-1a 21T00152 chromosome 4, ASM3175350v1, whole genome shotgun sequence contains these coding sequences:
- the PCM1 gene encoding pericentriolar material 1 protein isoform X16 has product MATGGGPFEEGMNDQDLPSWSNESLDDRLNNTDWGGQQKKANRSSEKNKKKLSGEGETRLTNDISPESSPGMERRKTRTSHSFPHARYMTQMSVPEQAELERLKQRINFSDLDQRSIGSDSQGRATAANNKRQLNENKKPFNFLSLQINTNKSKDPASGSQKKEGGVSAQCKELFGAALSKDFLQNCQVSAQEDGRGEQAMDSSQIVSRLVQIRDYIAKASSMRDDLVEKNERSANVERLSHLIDDLKEQEKSYLKFLQKMLARENEEDDVRTIDSAVGSGSVGESTSLNIDVQSEASDTTARDPQQEAKEELENLKKQHDLLKRMLQQQEELKALQGRQAALLALQHKAEQAIAVLDDSVVTETTGSVSGVSLTSELNEELNDLIQRFHNQLHDSQTQSVPDNRRQAESLSLTREISQSRNSSMLEHQSDEKAQLFNKMRMLQGKKQKMDKLLGELHTLRDQHLNNSSFFPASGSPQRSVDQRSTTSAASGPVGIVTVVNGETNSLASAPYPPDSLVSQNESEEDENLNPTEKLQKLNEVRKRLNELRELVHYYEQTSDMMTDAVNENIKEEEETEESESDSEHEDPQPVTNIRNPQGISTWSEINSNSNVQCGTNNRDGRHLNTDCEINNRSAANIRTLKMSSALDCHNRENDKHRDLPQGEDDEVEEDRVSEDSMSSHRSSLGDVAGDAEFEQKINRLMAAKQKLRQLQNLAAMVQDDDPEPQGAIANASNIGDLLGEVEETKQQPNNVRASSNKLKKDVRLNEKAREKFYEAKLQQQQQELKQLQEERRKLFEIQEKIQVLQKACPDLELSAGLGNCPANRQTTQATSTPAMNECNTAGKPLFECDESVPIGNEQLWSEMRRHEILREELRQRRKQLEALMAEDQRRRELAETISTVAASLKSEGSEAQCTPQQSRTENRTMATWGGSTQCALEEENGDEDGYLSDGVGQAEEEEEDASSLNDSFSVYPNNNIPENVYFVKGNKDRWKNCRPLSADGNYRPVSKARQQQNISMRRQENFRWMSELSYVEEKEQWQEQINQLKKQHEFSVSICQTLMQDQQTLSCLLQTLLTSPYSMMPNNVASSQINLIMHQLNQCYTQLNWQQNNVQRLKQMLSDLMQQQEQQCQQKPSRKERGNSAPPPPSPVFCPFNYPPQPVNLFSVPGFTNFSSFAPGINCNPVFPCGFGDFAHTVSPRSSEQQEQQHPLDPNTSGKTEYMAFPKPFESSSSNGGEKQRRNHRQPEEEMEKRSTWIDDSQETKKDDQSQLTAGFAVSVQNIASSHKNQCDMNRRREFDEESLESFSSMPDPIDPTTVTKTFRARKASAQASLASKDKTPKSKNKRKSSSQLKGRIKNTGYESASASSVCEPCKNNKSRHSDVVHAKVFSKRNQEQLEKIIKYSRSTEMSSAHARRILQQSNRNACIEAPETGSDLSMFEALRDTIYSEVATLISQNESRPHFLIELFHELQLLNTDYLRQRALYALQDIVTRHLCEKNEKGKCAKSLNSATWVASNSELTPSESLASTDDETFGKNFSTEACQDCQQPDADNGSIMSTSSNFEPFATDDLGNTVIHLDKALSWMREYERMKVEAESTLDSEGCSSNFQGASTAKLEGPGAGECQSGPQSGDVSSVPCPRIDTQQLDRQIKAIMKEVIPFLKEHMDEVCSSQLLTSVRRMVLTLTQQNDESKEFVKFFHKQLGSILQDSLAKFAGRKLKDCGEDLLVEISEVLFNELAFFKLMQDLDNNSISVKQRCKRKVETTEVMQSYAKEAKKGLQVDVRSSVEDVDEDKDKDETETTKQVLDSEVCAGNRVPESVRSDASDQEEDEESESGPVAISLSKAETQALTNYGSGEDENEDEEIEFEEGPVDVQTSLQASSETTENEQTSNQELSKAKSSEILSSEQEPVTVKGKPCMW; this is encoded by the exons ATGGCAACAGGAGGTGGTCCCTTTGAAGAAGGCATGAATGATCAGGACTTGCCCAGCTGGAGCAATGAGAGCCTTGACGACCGGCTGAACAACACA GACTGGGGAGGTCAACAGAAGAAAGCAAACAGATCttcagagaaaaacaagaaaaagcttAGTGGGGAAGGTGAAACAAGACTTACTAATGACATATCTCCAGAATCTTCACCTGGAATGGAACGACGCAAGACCAGAACTTCTCATAGCTTTCCTCATGCTCGATACATGACTCAGATGTCTGTTCCAGAGCAGGCTGAACTAGAAAGGCTTAAACAAAGAATAAACTTCAGTGATCTGGATCAG AGAAGCATTGGAAGTGATTCTCAAGGCAGGGCAACGGCTGCTAATAACAAACGTCAacttaatgaaaacaaaaaaccattCAACTTCCTGTCACTGCAGATTAACACTAACAAAAGCAAAGATCCTGCCTCAGGTTCCCAAAAAAAGGAAGGTGGGGTATCAGCGCAATGTAAAGAGTTGTTTGGAGCTGCTCTAAGCAAGGATTTCTTGCAAAATTGTCAAGTGTCTGCTCAAGAAGATGGAAGGGGAGAGCAAGCGATGGATAGTAGCCAG ATTGTGAGCAGACTAGTTCAGATTCGCGACTATATTGCTAAGGCCAGCTCCATGCGGGATGATCTTgtagagaaaaatgaaagatcGGCCAATGTTGAGCGTTTATCACACCTTATAGATGACCTTAAAGAGCAGGAGAAATCCTATCTGAAATTTTTACAAAAGATGCTT GCTAGAGAAAATGAGGAGGATGATGTTCGGACTATAGATTCAGCTGTGGGATCTGGTTCTGTAGGTGAGAGCACATCGCTAAACATTGATGTGCAGTCTGAGGCTTCAGATACCACG GCCAGAGATCCTCAACAGGAAGCTAAAGAGGAGTTGGAGAACTTGAAGAAACAGCACGATTTATTGAAAAGAATGCTACAACAGCAGGAGGAACTAAAGGCTCTTCAAGGAAGACAGGCAGCTCTTCTTGCTTTGCAGCATAAAGCAGAGCAAGCCATTGCTGTCCTGGATGATTCTG TTGTAACAGAAACTACAGGTAGTGTTTCAGGAGTGAGTCTTACATCAGAACTGAATGAAGAATTGAATGATTTAATTCAACGCTTTCACAACCAACTTCATGATTCACAG ACACAGTCTGTGCCTGACAATAGAAGGCAAGCAGAAAGCCTTTCACTTACCAGAGAGATTTCACAAAGCAGAAACTCTTCAATGCTTGAACACCAGTCAGATGAGAAGGCACAGCTTTTTAACAAGATGCGAATGTTGCAGGGTAAAAAGCAAAAGATGGACAAACTATTAGGAGAACTTCATACACTTCGTGACCAACATCTAAATAACTCTTCCT TTTTTCCTGCTTCAGGTTCTCCTCAAAGGAGTGTTGATCAAAGAAGTACAACTTCAGCTGCTTCTGGTCCTGTAGGCATAGTAACTGTTGTCAACGGTGAAACAAATAGTCTGGCATCTGCTCCCTATCCTCCCGATTCCCTGGTTTCTCAGAATGAGAGTGAAGAGGATGAAAATCTAAATCCAACAGAAAAGCTTCA gaAGCTAAATGAGGTTCGTAAGAGACTGAATGAGTTACGTGAGTTAGTTCACTACTATGAGCAGACATCTGATATGATGACAGATGCTGTGAATGAAAACAttaaggaggaggaagaaacagaagaatCAGAAAGTGATTCTGAACATGAGGATCCACAGCCTGTTACAAATATTAG AAACCCTCAAGGAATCAGTACTTGGAGTGAAATAAATAGCAACTCAAATGTACAGTGTGGAACTAATAACAGAGATGGAAGACATCTTAATACAGACTGTGAAATAAACAACCGATCTGCTGCTAATATAAGGACTCTAAAAATGTCATCTGCTTTAG ACTGTCATAACAGGGAGAATGACAAACACCGTGATCTACCCCAAGGTGAAGATGATGAAGTGGAAGAAGATCGAGTTAGTGAAGATTCCATGTCTAGTCACAGAAGCAGCCTGGGTGATGTAGCTGGAGATGCCGAGTTTGAGCAGAAGATCAATAGGCTTATGGCTGCAAAACAGAAGCTTAGACAGTTACAAAACCTTGCGGCTATGGTGCAG GATGATGATCCAGAACCTCAAGGGGCAATTGCAAATGCGTCTAATATTGGTGACTTGTTGGGTGAGGTGGAAGAGACAAAGCAACAACCAAACAATGTCCGAGCAAGTTCCAACAAGTTAAAAAAAGATGTGCGACTGAATGAAAAAGCAAG AGAGAAGTTCTATGAAGCTAaacttcagcagcagcaacaggagCTTAAGCAGTtacaagaagaaagaagaaaactgtttgaaatccaggaaaaaattCAAGTGTTACAGAAAGCTTGTCCTGACCTTGAA TTGTCAGCTGGCCTGGGTAACTGCCCAGCAAATAGACAGACTACACAAGCAACATCAACTCCAGCCATGAATGAGTGTAACACAGCTGGCAAGCCTTTATTTGAGTGTGATGAATCTGTACCAATAGGCAATGAG CAGTTATGGTCTGAGATGAGAAGACATGAGATTTTAAGAGAAGAATTGCGACAGAGAAGAAAGCAACTTGAAGCTTTAATGGCTGAAGATCAGAGAAGGAGAGAGCTCGCAGAAACAATATCTACTGTTGCTGCATCTCTTAAAAGTGAAGGGTCAGAAGCTCAGTGTActccacagcagagcaggactgaAAA TAGGACAATGGCTACCTGGGGGGGTTCTACCCAGTGTGCCctagaggaagaaaatggagaTGAAGACGGTTATCTCTCTGATGGAGTTGGTCAGgcagaagaagaggaagaagatgcATCAAGTTTGAATGACAGTTTCTCTGTTTATCCCAATAACAACATACCAGAAAATGTATATTTTGTTAAAGGAAACAAAGATAG GTGGAAAAACTGTCGTCCCCTTTCAGCAGATGGAAATTATCGTCCAGTGTCTAAGGCCAGGCAACAGCAAAACATAAGTATGCGGCGTCAGGAGAATTTTCGGTGGATGTCTGAGCTTTCCTATGTGGAAGAAAAGGAACAATGGCAAGAGCAGATCAATCAGTTGAAGAAACAGCATGAATTTAGTGTCAGCATTTGTCAAACTTTGATGCAGGATCAGCAG ACCCTCTCTTGCCTTCTACAGACCTTGCTCACAAGCCCCTACAGCATGATGCCCAATAATGTTGCATCTTCACAAATAAATCTTATTATGCATCAGTTAAACCAGTGTTACACTCAACTGAATTGGCAGCAGAATAATGTCCAAAG gtTGAAACAAATGTTAAGTGATCTTATGCAGCAGCAAGAACAACAGTGTCAACAGAAACCATCAAGAAAGGAGAGAGGCAATAGTGcacctccacctccatctcCTGTTTTCTGTCCATTCAACTACCCTCCACAACCTGTGAACCTCTTTAGCGTTCCAGGATTTactaatttttcttcctttgctccAG GTATTAACTGTAATCCAGTGTTCCCATGTGGTTTTGGAGATTTTGCACATACCGTTTCTCCACGCAgcagtgagcagcaggagcaacAACATCCTCTAGATCCTAATACTTCTGGGAAAACTGAGTATATGGCATTCCCCAAACCCTTTGAAAGCAGTTCCTCTAAcggaggagaaaaacaaag AAGGAATCATAGACAGCCTGaagaggaaatggaaaagagatCAACTTGGATTGATGATAGCcaagaaacaaagaaagatgATCAGTCTCAGCTGACTGCAGGTTTTGCAGTTTCAGTACAAAACATTGCTTCTAGTCATAAAAATCAGTGTGATATGAACCGGAGAAGAGAGTTTGACGAAGAGTCTTTGGAGAGTTTCAGTAGCATGCCTGATCCAATAGACCCAACTACTGTGACAAAGACATTTAGAGCTAGAAAAGCATCAGCGCAAGCAAGCCTGGCATCAAAAGATAAAACGCCCAAATCCAAGAATAAGAGGAAGAGTTCTTCTCAGCTAAAAGGCAGAATTAAAAATACTG GTTATGAAAGTGCAAGTGCCTCTAGTGTGTGTGAACCCTGCAAGAACAATAAAAGCAGACACTCTGATGTGGTTCATGCAAAGGTGTTCAGCAAAAGGAATCAGgaacaactggaaaaaataattaaatacagTAGATCTACAGAAATGTCTTCAG CGCATGCTAGGAGAATTCTGCAGCAGTCTAACAGAAATGCATGCATTGAAGCGCCAG AAACTGGTAGTGATCTTTCTATGTTTGAAGCTTTGCGAGACACAATTTATTCTGAAGTGGCAACTCTTATTTCTCAAAATGAGTCTCGTCCCCACTTTCTTATTGAACTTTTCCATGAGCTTCAGCTGCTAAATACAGATTATCTGAGGCAAAGGGCTCTATATGCTTTACAG GATATAGTGACCAGACATTTAtgtgagaaaaatgaaaaaggaaagtgTGCAAAATCACTGAATTCTGCAACATGGGTGGCATCAAATTCCGAACTCACTCCTAGTGAAAGCCTTGCCTCTACAGATGAT GAAACTTTTGGCAAGAACTTTTCTACAGAAGCATGTCAAGATTGTCAACAACCTGATGCAGACAATGGCAGTATTATGTCTACTTCTTCAAATTTTGAACCTTTTGCTACTGATGACCTTG GCAACACAGTGATTCACTTAGATAAAGCTTTGTCTTGGATGAGGGAATATGAGCGTATGAAAGTTGAAGCTGAAAGTACCCTTGACTCTGAGGGCTGCTCTAGTAATTTTCAGGGTGCTTCCACTGCTAAATTAGAAG GTCCAGGTGCTGGTGAGTGTCAGTCTGGGCCACAGTCAGGTGATGTTTCTTCAGTTCCATGTCCTCGTATAGATACTCAGCAGCTTGACCGGCAGATTAAAGCAATTATGAAAGAGGTCATTCCTTTTCTGAAG GAACACATGGATGAAGTTTGCTCTTCTCAATTACTGACATCAGTAAGACGTATGGTCTTGACTCTTACTCAACAAAATGATGAAAGTAAAGAATTTGTGAAGTTCTTTCATAAGCAGCTTGGCAGTATACTTCAG GATTCACTGGCGAAATTTGCTGGTAGAAAATTAAAAGATTGTGGGGAGGATCTTCTTGTGGAGATCTCTGAAGTGTTATTCAATGAATTAGCCTTTTTTAAACTCATGCAAGACTTGGACAACAACAGTATTTCTGTAAAGCAGAGATGTAAACGAAAAGTAGAAACCACGGAAGTAATGCAGTCTTATGCTAAAgag GCAAAAAAAGGTCTCCAGGTGGATGTTCGTTCTTCTGTTGAAGATGTCGATGAGGACAAA GACAAGGATGAGACTGAAACTACTAAACAAGTACTGGACTCAGAAGTGTGTGCTGGTAACAGAGTGCCTGAAAGTGTTAGATCTGATGCATCTGATcaagaggaggatgaggaaaGTGAAAGCGGTCCAGTGGCAATAA GTTTATCAAAAGCAGAAACTCAAGCTTTGACTAACTATGGCAGTGGAGAAGATGAGAATGAAGATGAAGAAATAGAATTTGAGGAAGGACCTGTTGATGTGCAAACATCACTACAAGCCAGCAGTGAAACAACTGAAAATGAACAG ACTTCAAACCAAGAATTGAGTAAGGCAAAAAGCAGTGAGATTTTGTCATCGGAACAAGAGCCTGTTACTGTTAAAGGTAAGCCCTGCATGTGGTAA